CTCAAGAGCTTGATATTAACCTTAGGTTTGAGCTCAAGTTCAAGCTTTTGGACTTTTTGACAAGCTCAAACATTCTTTGTAGGGTTGGTCCGATCTTAAACTGAGCTTaaacattttacttttgttaTTGAGCCGAGCTCAAACATTCACTACTTGACAAAACTCAGCTCATTCACAGCCCTAATTTATTCTTGGCAGAGTTGAGAGGTCCTAAGAATTGGACATTTGAGAGAGTAAAATACATATCCTCACTAACCAAAAATTGAATGTGCACAAGGGAATTTGATGAACTCTCAATCTCTAACAAAAACGGACATCATTTACATTTGGTCGTATTCTTAGAACTATACAGCCAACATCTCTACCGTATTCTGTTCAAttaaccaaaaggaaaaaaggcaAAGGCAATTGAAGTACTCCTATCACGCGGACTGTTTACAAGTGGTCCTTCCACAAGGCCTCCCTGCTCCCTTCACACTCTCTAGCTTGTGCTGCTGCCCTTCACCCTGCAGAAGAACATCATATCTAATCATTGTAATGCCTCAGCATTCAGCTTCTCTGGTCACTTTTCTTCCCTGTTGTTTCCAAGAGATTGAAGTGTGATAGGTCTGATTACATTACAATGTCACCCTCCAGCATGCGAAGCACCTATAAGGGAACAGtacaaacagaaaataagggaaccatGAATGAATAACTGTCAGTTCTGATAGGCTCTATATACGACACCTACAACAATCAAAAGTTGACAGTTCAGATGATATTGTCCTAAAATGATAAATGGCCATTACATTATTCTAAGTATTAGAAATTGCAAGAATTTTCAGAAGAAAAATCCTTGGAGGATGTTCTCTCAAGCAATTAGTCAAGGGCTACAGTAATTGGtacatatttctataaaagCATACTTGCAACTATTACCTTGTTCAAGAAATCACAGAAATTTTAATGCCAAGGCAGATTGCCTAGCAAATAATTATCAGTTCCACTGGCTCTCAGAAGTTTTCTTCTATCTAAGTAATCCTTTTTGTCAATTATTGAATTGGTACTACTTAGAAGGCAAATAAAATGTAtgcttctcctctctctctctctctctttattgaATTGGTACTACTTAGGAGTCCCAGGCTCATTTAATGCTTCCCAATGATTCAAATATGACAGGCACAAGTAACTCTTGTCtgtatatttataaaatacaaaatatgaatTCCAAGTCTCCAACCTGAGACATGCGAGGTCTTGAATGAGGGTCGCGCCGGATGCACAATGAGGCACACTGCAGCATGCGACAAACCTCATGCTCTGAGTAGCAGCTCCTTAAGCATGGGTCAATCAGTTCTTGAATAACTTGTTTTTCTAACAAAGGCCGTGCCTGCTCCAAATTTGAAACATAAGCAATGACcaaggaaaaatcttgaaagtaAATTGATTCTTGTTCGGTAAAACACATACAATTACCCAGAAGGAACAAGATAAACAGGAAGATAAATACTTTGCATCATAACTGTAAGATACTAAGTATctttatcaattatttaaattaatgatGTATTTTACAACAATATAGAAGGTAAATTAACTCATACCCATTCAGTGAGACACTGCTGGCCTTTGGGCCGGTTTATGTCCATAGCTTTCCTCCCTGTAACGAGCTCCACCAGTACTACCCCAAAGGAATACACATCAGCTTTTTCCGTGATTAGGCCACTTTGAGCATATTCTGGAGCCAAGTACCTACAGAAAGCCATAATTTCTTTCGTCATTGTTTGCAAACAGTATATaaccaagaagaaaataaatgttGTCTGGTTTTACCCAAATGTTCCGATTACTCTTGTGTCCACCCCCATGTCTCCATCTGGCTGCCACCTTGCCAGTCCAAAATCTCCCACCTACAGTCCAGATATAGCATTCAGTTTTCACATGTCCTATTGATAAACAAGCAATTAAAAGCATTTGATGATGCAGCCTATAATTTGACACAGAAGAAACAACATTAACACCCAGAAGCCCATCATGAACAGTGTATGGCTGGCTGGTATGAGTATTTTCAGGCCTTCTGTGTAATAAAAAGATTTTAAGAGCATGACGTACTAATGGTTCAAAATCATGCGTGAGAAGGATGTTGTTAGGCCGCATATCTCGGTGGACAATACAACCAACTCTACATTCTTCATGAAGGTATCTCAACCCACGAGCTGCTCCAATGGCAATTTTTTGCCGTGCAGACCATTCTAGCGGATCTTGATTTCGTCCTGCAAAATCAGGTTTGTTAGTTGGTGAAAGTGATGACATTAATAGTTagttaaagaaaaaatcaagtttcaaatcCAAGTGTTTTCAGGATGTCATACACACTTCTAACAAAAGGGTACCCATTTACAAAAGATAGTTATTTGATAGGCAAAGCAATTTGATCTTCTCAGCTCATCTGGTTAAAGTGTTAAACTAAAAGCATGATATAAACTTTGTAACATAAAATCTTAAGTAAACAGGAAATTCTCCCACACAAGAGAGATTATGGCTGTTCACATCCACAATACCATTACCATCATTGAATATTGGtaagttaaaaacaaataaggATAGGGAAATTTTACCATAAAGATGAGAATCCAAAGACCCATTGCAAATGTATTCATAAACCAGCAATCTTCTTCCGTCCTCCACACAGAACCCAATTAGCATCACAACATTACGATGCTGTGCACAACTTAAGACCTCAACTTCAGAGCAAAATTCAAGATCACCTTGAGAACTAGCCAATTTGTGTTGCTTGACAGCAATAACCTGGCCATCTGGTAAGACACCTCGGTGTACAGAACCAAATCCACCTTCAGCCAAGAAATTAGCCTGTGAAAATCCACCTGTAGCAAACTCCAGTTCAGCAAAAGTGAACCACCGGGGAGGATTTCCAAATGTAGGTCCCTTGTGCTGACATATGGAACACAATGGAGGAGGGCCAAGAGGTAAATTTCTCGATAATGAAATTGCTTCTCTTACACTTTTGCTTAAGTCCAGATCAAGTCTATAATTTAACAATCCAATATGAGGATCTTGATCTAATTTAGACAATTTCTCCAGCAAGACTTCATATGCGGAAGTTAGAGCCTTCCTATCATGTCTTTGTGAACCTTCCAGCATAGGTTTTGAATATTCACTACTAGAACTGAGAATGTTTGACATCCATGGCTGGAAATATGAACTTGTGGAACAAGAACTCAGCCTTTCACTGTCTGTGTCAGAATCACATTCGTCCagattttcattttcctttgtgGTAAATTGAAGGTCTTTCTTTAGGATCCCAGAAATTCCAGACAGTAAAAACGGCGAAGTTCCTGGATCTGAGCTAGATATAGATGAGGTTCCAACATCAGTTATAGTCAATGGTGACTCATGGTCTGGACTACTTACAGGAGTCACAGCTGGCCCTCTAATCATATTCCATTTTTCAAACTTGCTTTTATGTTGTCCTGGAGATGTTTCTATTTCAAATGTTGCATAACCCACTTCAGATTCTGTATTTGGTGAATTTACCAAATTTAAACGAAGAACCTTTGCTTGAGATTTCTTCATAACAACAAGATTGCATTGCAGCTCTTCCATGCAGaatttcttttcagttttcaattgtCTGTACAAAATTGGGGGGGGAAAATGAACAAACAGATGAAGGAAACCATATAATgcgaaataattttaaaaagacaTAAGACGTTGATTCAACATCTTTGAATTGAATAAacatcttttgtgagatcaacaGCCTATGTCCATATGCAATGCCCCAAGTTTTAAATGGATTTCTCAAGATGAGAAACAGTGCAATATGTCATGTGAGAAAACAAGGtgtacattatttttattacttatccaaTATAACCCAGTTTGATCCAGCTTTCTTGGCTTCAGCAGCTACCACTCCACAACGTGAGCCACAGACAATCTTTATCCTGACCTTTATCTATGAAGAAAAATCAGGTGTCAAACTCTTTAAATTAGACATGAAGTACATCAGAATTAATTGTTGACAAGAACAATGATCTGGACCACCAACTTTTTCTGGGTCATAAACATCATGGAGTTGAAGCACCATTTGAGAGCAAGAATCTGCAATATCATCCCTCTTGTCAGAACTCGTTCCTGAGAGAGACCACCAGTGACCAGTGGTGCAATCACTGGTGAATCTTGAAAAGCCCCATATCCTTTTACCTAAAATATACAGCTTTCTCATCAATCATCAAATTTACTTCCCAAAGTCAATATAACCAGGAAGAAGAAACATGATCCAGACTAGAATTATAATATTGCAGTATATATAGACGATATGCACAACTGATCTTAATTATGGATCGTTTGATTTTGCTGATGCTGTGTTGTTGGCCTAAACTCAACAACACTTCAAATATGTGCTGTATCATAGATAATATGGCATGGTAATAATCATGAGATACACAATTTGTGAGTTTAAGGAAGAGAGGATCATATATTCATTGCAAGTTAAGTGGAAGTTCTCCATTCTGCGTATGAGTTTCATACACTCAGAGGGATCTCAAGAGGAAACAAAGATATCATCAAACATGCCGTGCTGTTCAGATCGAGAGGAATGACATGCCTCAACAATTCAATCACTCCCAATTGTCTGTGAGGTTAAATTGCTATCATCGTCTTTCTTAAATTTTCCAACagactatcacaaatcaatacTGCTTACCCTTGATATTTAATGCCAAAGAAGTGAACAAGAAAAATGTATTACTGTCACTTTCTGATGTCTGAGAACTGAAAATTTACCCAATACTCAGTTTTATAActaaagagtttataattacacAAAATGCAATGGCATGTTACAAGTATTTATGCTAAGAAGGATTATTCAATTCttcaaaatgtaattttgaatatAAGAAAAGTTTCCAACAAATATAGTCATGAGCTGCATATTACAGCCAGAGCAACAAGACAGAATAATAGGCATATCCAACTAccaacaacaaaacataaatcAAATGGAAAGAACATAATTAAGctcaaaaaaaccaaacaaaaaggagaTTTAACATCATTTCATTAATACCTTTGAGATAACTTTTAAAATGTTAATCATTGAACAAAACAATAGGTTCAAGACAAAGGCAATTACTTGAGGAGTGAGCGGGAATGACCACCAACAGCCTTATGCAATCACCAGGTTGAACAACATGTGTCAAAGCCCACACCAAAGCTGTCTTTGGAATTTCCTTTGATGCTTTAACAGCAACCACCACCACTTTCCCACTCACATCTGAGGAACCCTTTTCCTTAACACCCTTCTGTTTCATATTTCAATCCACAACCCACCAACACAAAAATCCTAACTTTCACCAACCTTCACCACCACACCCCTGTAGATCAAGCCCACAagatgtttctttttctttttcttttttctctttttaaatccACATGAAAATTTTTCTCAATCAGATGCCACAAAGTTCagataaaaaaacaaactttaaaCAGAAAAAGTTGCATTATCACTGTACAATGACTAGTAAATCAGAGACAACCGTCACGGAAACCAATAAGCTTTTTGGGATACCCACATGAAAGTCTAAAGTAAACAaaccaaatcaaataaaaagaagaataagaagacaCACACTCCAAGGTATTTCAACAACTAGCTAACTCTAAAAGGAAATGTGAAACTCAAAATCTCTTTGacacaccccaaaaaaaaaaatatatatatatatatatatctttttttctctGGGGTTGTGCAAGTTTTTCAAGTACAAAGCTTTACTACAAGTGAAACTGAAAGTGAAACCTACCCATCTCACAAGGAATGCATgagatatagaaaaaaaattaaaaataaaaatgaatgaagCTTTAGCTTAGCTGAGCAAAGTGGGGTGGCATAAAAGATTAGATTCTCATCCAGGTTGTGCAAAATAGCTAGAGAGAAGCGCCAACGAAGAAAGCCAAAACTCAAAAGTAAACAAAACGATAAATAACAAGTAACGGACGGTTTTGGTGGGTACACAGAAATGACTAAActgttttaatgagaaaatcaGATCAATGATTGGagcttactctctctctctctcattaagtCATTATTATTAACCCGTTAATTAACTGCTATATAGAGTTCTATTTGTATTTGGCAACCTTTAGCGTGTGTTTTagaataactttttatttttatttttatgagtgAGTAGtagtaaattacttttttttttttataccctAAACTAGAACTTTAATTACACTTAACCCCCTAAACCGATGAATCTCACAATTGATCCTTATGTTTCAATACAGTCTATTTCAGTGTTAAGTTTGAGGATGGATAGTATTGAAAGATTAATTTATCCCTCTCACCAATACATATGGTTGAGAGATAAATTGGTATTTTAATACCAAATTTTGTTAGAATTAACAGCAAAATAGATGGTAAGGGGTTAAGTGTAATGCCTTTTTAAAATCGAGAAGTCAATGGTGCATTTTGATAGTTCAACTGAATTGATAGTTCAGGGTGAAAAAgtgtaatttaattt
This DNA window, taken from Quercus robur chromosome 2, dhQueRobu3.1, whole genome shotgun sequence, encodes the following:
- the LOC126714251 gene encoding inactive protein kinase SELMODRAFT_444075-like, which codes for MKQKGVKEKGSSDVSGKVVVVAVKASKEIPKTALVWALTHVVQPGDCIRLLVVIPAHSSSKRIWGFSRFTSDCTTGHWWSLSGTSSDKRDDIADSCSQMVLQLHDVYDPEKIKVRIKIVCGSRCGVVAAEAKKAGSNWVILDKQLKTEKKFCMEELQCNLVVMKKSQAKVLRLNLVNSPNTESEVGYATFEIETSPGQHKSKFEKWNMIRGPAVTPVSSPDHESPLTITDVGTSSISSSDPGTSPFLLSGISGILKKDLQFTTKENENLDECDSDTDSERLSSCSTSSYFQPWMSNILSSSSEYSKPMLEGSQRHDRKALTSAYEVLLEKLSKLDQDPHIGLLNYRLDLDLSKSVREAISLSRNLPLGPPPLCSICQHKGPTFGNPPRWFTFAELEFATGGFSQANFLAEGGFGSVHRGVLPDGQVIAVKQHKLASSQGDLEFCSEVEVLSCAQHRNVVMLIGFCVEDGRRLLVYEYICNGSLDSHLYGRNQDPLEWSARQKIAIGAARGLRYLHEECRVGCIVHRDMRPNNILLTHDFEPLVGDFGLARWQPDGDMGVDTRVIGTFGYLAPEYAQSGLITEKADVYSFGVVLVELVTGRKAMDINRPKGQQCLTEWARPLLEKQVIQELIDPCLRSCYSEHEVCRMLQCASLCIRRDPHSRPRMSQVLRMLEGDIVMVKGSSTS